In one window of Pseudomonas sp. IAC-BECa141 DNA:
- a CDS encoding ABC transporter substrate-binding protein codes for MKQLFLATLLGSTIAMCTAAMAADDLKTLEAAAKAEGAVNSVGMPDDWANWKGTWEDLAKNYGLKHIDTDMSSAQEIAKFAAEKDNATADIGDVGAAFGPIAVKQGVVQPYKPTTWDQVPDWAKDKDGNWALAYTGTIAFIVNKKLLHGSEVPTKWADLKGGKYKVSIGDVSTAAQAANGVLAAALANGGDEKNLQPALLLFADIAKQGRLSMANPTIATMEKGEIEVGVVWDFNGLSYKSKMANPDDYVVLIPSDGSVISGYTTIINKYAKNPNAAKLTREYIFSDAGQTNLARGNARPIRAEHLQLPEDVKAKLLPNEQYKKVTPIKDADAWEKTSKALPQKWNEEVIVEMK; via the coding sequence ATGAAACAGCTTTTCCTGGCAACACTGTTAGGCTCGACCATTGCCATGTGCACCGCCGCCATGGCGGCTGATGATCTGAAAACCCTCGAAGCCGCTGCGAAAGCGGAAGGCGCCGTCAACAGCGTCGGCATGCCCGATGACTGGGCCAACTGGAAAGGCACCTGGGAAGACCTGGCCAAGAACTACGGCCTGAAACACATCGACACCGACATGAGTTCGGCCCAGGAAATCGCCAAGTTCGCCGCCGAGAAAGACAACGCCACCGCCGACATCGGCGACGTCGGCGCGGCTTTCGGCCCGATCGCGGTCAAGCAAGGCGTGGTGCAACCGTACAAGCCGACCACCTGGGATCAAGTACCGGACTGGGCCAAGGACAAGGACGGCAACTGGGCACTGGCCTACACCGGCACCATCGCTTTCATCGTCAACAAGAAGCTGCTGCACGGCTCCGAAGTTCCGACCAAATGGGCTGACCTCAAGGGCGGCAAATACAAGGTTTCCATCGGTGACGTGAGCACCGCTGCACAAGCTGCCAACGGTGTACTCGCCGCTGCGCTGGCCAACGGCGGCGACGAGAAAAACCTCCAGCCTGCCCTGCTGCTGTTCGCAGACATCGCCAAGCAGGGTCGCCTGTCGATGGCCAACCCGACCATCGCCACCATGGAAAAAGGCGAGATCGAAGTCGGCGTGGTCTGGGACTTCAACGGCCTGAGCTACAAGTCCAAGATGGCCAACCCGGATGACTACGTGGTGCTGATTCCGTCTGACGGCTCGGTGATTTCCGGCTACACCACCATCATCAACAAATACGCGAAGAACCCGAACGCCGCCAAGCTGACCCGCGAATACATCTTCAGTGACGCCGGCCAGACCAACCTCGCCCGCGGCAACGCTCGCCCGATCCGCGCCGAGCACCTGCAATTGCCGGAAGACGTGAAAGCCAAACTGCTGCCGAACGAGCAGTACAAGAAGGTCACGCCGATCAAGGACGCCGATGCGTGGGAAAAAACCTCCAAGGCCCTGCCGCAGAAGTGGAACGAAGAAGTCATCGTAGAGATGAAGTAA
- a CDS encoding alkaline phosphatase family protein gives MKHTVILVVLDGLSYEVACHAMGHLQAYVGAGRAALYQLECELPALSRPLYECILTGVPPIESGIVHNNVSRLSNQRSIYHYARDAGLKTAAAAYHWVSELYNRSPFVAARDRHTDDPTLPIQHGHFYWNDHYPDSHLFADAENLRLRHAPDFLLIHPMNIDDAGHKHGLDTPQYRNSARSADIILADYLQGWLDAGYQVLVTADHGMNNDRSHNGLLPEERQVPLFVLGDAFSLHAGATPKQTDICGTVCELLGVPHDKPVCRELLK, from the coding sequence ATGAAGCACACCGTCATCCTTGTCGTGCTCGACGGCCTCAGTTACGAGGTTGCGTGTCACGCCATGGGGCATCTGCAGGCTTACGTTGGCGCAGGACGCGCCGCGCTCTACCAGCTGGAGTGCGAGCTGCCGGCCCTGTCCCGACCGCTTTACGAATGCATCCTCACCGGCGTGCCACCGATCGAGAGCGGCATCGTCCACAACAACGTCTCGCGCCTGTCCAACCAGCGCAGCATTTATCACTACGCCCGCGATGCCGGTCTGAAAACCGCCGCCGCGGCGTACCACTGGGTCAGCGAGCTCTACAACCGCTCGCCGTTCGTGGCGGCTCGGGATCGGCATACCGATGACCCGACGCTACCGATCCAGCACGGCCACTTCTACTGGAACGATCACTACCCGGACTCGCACCTGTTCGCCGACGCCGAAAACCTGCGCCTGCGCCACGCCCCGGATTTTCTGCTGATCCATCCGATGAACATCGACGACGCCGGCCACAAGCACGGCCTCGACACCCCGCAATACCGCAACAGCGCGCGCAGCGCCGACATCATCCTCGCCGACTACCTGCAAGGCTGGCTCGACGCCGGTTACCAAGTGCTGGTGACTGCCGACCACGGCATGAACAACGACCGCTCGCACAACGGCCTGCTGCCGGAAGAACGCCAGGTGCCGTTGTTCGTACTCGGTGACGCTTTCAGCCTGCACGCCGGCGCCACGCCGAAGCAGACCGACATCTGCGGAACCGTCTGCGAACTGCTCGGCGTACCCCACGACAAACCTGTTTGCCGGGAGTTGCTCAAGTGA
- the minE gene encoding cell division topological specificity factor MinE: MNLFDFFRANKKPSTASVAKERLQIIVAHERGQRSTPDYLPSLQKELVEVIRKYVNIGNDDVHVALESQGSCSILELNITLPDR, from the coding sequence ATGAACCTTTTTGACTTCTTTCGTGCCAACAAAAAGCCAAGTACCGCCTCGGTCGCGAAAGAGCGTCTACAGATCATCGTGGCGCATGAACGCGGCCAGCGCAGCACCCCTGACTACCTGCCATCCTTGCAGAAGGAACTGGTGGAAGTGATCCGCAAGTACGTCAACATCGGCAACGACGACGTACACGTGGCACTGGAGAGCCAGGGCAGCTGCTCGATTCTGGAACTCAACATCACCCTGCCAGACCGCTGA
- a CDS encoding lipid A biosynthesis lauroyl acyltransferase, with translation MDRPRFRKAFLAPRFWPLWCGLGLLWLIVQLPYPALLAIGRFLGALMYRFAGDRRRIAKRNLELCFPEKSAAERKRLLKENFASTGIAFFEMAMSWWWSRQRLAKLAHVEGLEHLQKAQREGKGVILMAVHFTTLEIGAALLGQQHTIDGMYREHKNPLFDFVQRQGRERHNLDSLAVERDDVRGMLKLLRSGRAIWYAPDQDYGAKQSIFVPLFGIQAATVTATSKFARLGKALVVPFTQERLADGSGYRLVIHPPLEGFPGETEEEDCIRINQWVESVLRECPEQYLWAHRRFKSRPPGEPKLYAKRG, from the coding sequence ATGGATCGCCCGCGTTTTCGAAAAGCATTTCTTGCCCCGCGCTTCTGGCCGCTCTGGTGCGGCCTCGGGCTGTTGTGGCTGATCGTGCAGCTGCCCTATCCGGCGTTGCTGGCCATCGGTCGTTTTCTCGGTGCCCTGATGTATCGCTTCGCCGGCGACCGGCGGCGCATCGCCAAGCGCAATCTGGAACTGTGTTTCCCGGAAAAGTCCGCCGCCGAACGCAAGCGCCTGCTCAAGGAAAACTTTGCCTCCACCGGCATCGCCTTCTTTGAAATGGCGATGAGCTGGTGGTGGTCGCGTCAGCGTCTGGCCAAACTGGCTCACGTCGAAGGTCTGGAGCATTTGCAAAAGGCCCAGCGCGAAGGCAAGGGCGTGATTCTGATGGCGGTGCATTTCACCACCCTGGAAATCGGCGCGGCGCTGCTCGGCCAGCAGCACACCATCGACGGGATGTACCGCGAACACAAGAATCCGCTGTTCGACTTCGTCCAGCGTCAGGGCCGCGAGCGGCACAACCTCGATTCGCTGGCGGTGGAGCGTGACGACGTGCGTGGCATGCTCAAGCTGCTGCGTTCCGGCCGGGCGATCTGGTATGCACCGGATCAGGACTACGGCGCCAAGCAAAGTATCTTCGTGCCGCTGTTCGGCATTCAGGCTGCAACGGTCACCGCCACCAGCAAGTTCGCCCGGTTGGGCAAGGCGCTGGTGGTGCCGTTTACTCAGGAGCGTCTGGCCGACGGCAGCGGTTATCGTCTGGTGATTCATCCGCCGCTGGAAGGTTTCCCGGGCGAGACCGAAGAGGAAGATTGCATCCGCATCAATCAGTGGGTCGAAAGCGTGTTGCGTGAATGCCCCGAGCAATACCTGTGGGCGCACCGACGCTTCAAGAGCCGGCCACCGGGCGAGCCGAAGCTGTACGCCAAACGCGGTTGA
- a CDS encoding mechanosensitive ion channel family protein, translating to MFARLFALPCLFLVCLMTLMSPAPADAAGLPGLLTGSGNIQPEAQAPLGQSLDEVIKSLENDKQRAQLLTDLKKLRDATKKAQASPEEGVLGLIGGTLATFEKQFTGADSPLNRWSAEFDMAQDELKGLMLPASEWLPIIFAFAVILAVWSLLAAALIWLGHRVRMRFGLTEELPQNPRALDMLRFALRKLGPWLIALVITVYMSYALPSSLGKSLAMVLAYALVVGTCFSAICVIAFSVLDGPHRHRALYILRHQAFRPLWLIGSFAAFGEALSDPRLVAGLGVHLAHTAATVANVLAALSTGLFILRFRRPIAHLIRNQPLSRRLTRRALSDTIEILGTFWYVPALVLVGISLFATFISAGDTSTALRQSLICTVLLVLCMVINGLVRRHALRPQRGPKRHALYSERLKSFFYTLAHLLVWLAFIELGLRVWGMSLIGFTEGEGHDVSVKIFSLIGTLIFAWLIWILSDTAVHHALTRSRKGLANARAQTMMPLIRNVLFVAIFIIALIVALANMGMNVTPLLAGAGVIGLAIGFGAQSLVADLITGLFIIIEDSLAIDDYVDVGGHLGTVEGLTIRTVRLRDIDGIVHTIPFSEIKSIKNYSREFGYAIFRVAVPFNMSIDEAIKLMRDVGQKMRTDPLQRRNIWSPLEFQGVESFESGNAILRARFKTAPIKQWEVSRAFNLSLKRHLDEAGLDLATPRMNVQVITAGGGGQTQE from the coding sequence GTGTTCGCTCGTCTTTTTGCCCTGCCCTGCCTGTTTCTCGTTTGCCTGATGACCCTGATGTCGCCGGCACCTGCCGATGCTGCCGGTCTGCCGGGGCTGCTCACGGGCTCCGGCAATATTCAGCCCGAAGCCCAGGCACCGCTCGGCCAGTCCCTGGACGAAGTCATCAAGTCGCTGGAAAACGACAAGCAACGCGCCCAGTTGCTGACTGATCTGAAAAAACTGCGCGACGCCACGAAAAAGGCCCAGGCCAGCCCGGAAGAAGGCGTGCTGGGACTGATCGGCGGCACCCTCGCCACCTTCGAAAAACAGTTCACCGGCGCCGACAGCCCGCTCAATCGCTGGTCCGCCGAATTCGACATGGCTCAGGACGAGCTCAAAGGCCTGATGCTGCCGGCCAGCGAATGGCTGCCGATCATCTTCGCCTTCGCCGTGATCCTCGCGGTCTGGAGCCTGCTCGCCGCCGCGCTGATCTGGCTCGGCCACCGGGTACGCATGCGCTTCGGTCTGACCGAAGAACTGCCGCAGAATCCCCGGGCCCTCGACATGTTGCGCTTCGCCCTGCGCAAGCTCGGGCCCTGGCTGATCGCGTTGGTGATCACGGTTTACATGAGCTACGCACTGCCCTCGTCACTGGGCAAAAGCCTGGCGATGGTGCTGGCGTATGCGCTGGTGGTCGGCACCTGTTTCTCGGCCATCTGCGTGATCGCCTTTTCCGTACTCGACGGCCCGCACCGCCATCGCGCGTTGTACATCCTGCGTCACCAGGCCTTCCGCCCGTTATGGCTGATCGGCAGTTTCGCCGCCTTCGGTGAAGCCCTGAGCGATCCGCGACTGGTGGCCGGCCTCGGTGTGCACCTGGCCCACACCGCCGCCACCGTCGCCAATGTCCTTGCGGCGCTGTCGACCGGGCTGTTCATCCTGCGCTTCCGCCGGCCGATCGCCCACCTGATCCGCAACCAGCCGTTGTCCCGGCGCCTGACCCGCCGCGCCCTCAGCGACACCATCGAAATCCTCGGCACCTTCTGGTACGTCCCGGCACTGGTGCTGGTAGGCATTTCCCTCTTCGCCACCTTCATCTCCGCCGGCGACACCAGCACCGCACTGCGCCAGTCACTGATCTGCACCGTGCTGCTGGTGTTGTGCATGGTCATCAACGGCCTCGTCCGCCGCCACGCCCTCAGACCCCAACGTGGCCCGAAACGTCATGCGTTGTATTCCGAGCGCCTGAAAAGCTTTTTCTACACCCTCGCCCATTTACTGGTGTGGCTGGCTTTCATCGAACTCGGCCTGCGGGTCTGGGGCATGTCACTGATCGGCTTCACCGAAGGCGAAGGCCACGACGTCAGCGTAAAAATCTTCAGCCTGATCGGTACGCTGATCTTCGCGTGGCTGATCTGGATTCTCAGCGACACCGCCGTCCACCACGCCCTCACCCGCTCCCGCAAAGGCCTGGCCAACGCCCGCGCGCAAACCATGATGCCGCTGATCCGCAACGTGCTTTTCGTGGCGATCTTCATCATCGCCCTGATCGTCGCCCTGGCAAACATGGGCATGAACGTCACGCCCCTGCTGGCCGGTGCCGGCGTGATCGGTCTGGCCATCGGCTTCGGCGCCCAGTCGCTCGTAGCGGATCTGATCACCGGCCTGTTCATCATCATCGAAGACTCCCTGGCCATCGACGACTACGTCGACGTCGGCGGCCACCTGGGCACCGTCGAAGGCCTGACCATCCGCACCGTTCGCCTGCGGGACATTGACGGCATCGTCCACACCATCCCGTTCAGCGAAATCAAAAGCATCAAAAACTACTCCCGCGAATTCGGCTACGCGATCTTCCGCGTGGCCGTGCCGTTCAACATGAGCATCGATGAAGCCATCAAACTGATGCGCGACGTCGGCCAGAAAATGCGCACAGATCCGCTGCAACGCCGCAACATCTGGTCGCCGCTGGAATTTCAGGGCGTGGAAAGCTTCGAATCCGGCAACGCGATACTGCGCGCAAGGTTCAAGACAGCACCGATCAAACAGTGGGAAGTTTCACGGGCGTTCAACCTGTCGCTGAAACGGCATCTGGATGAGGCCGGCCTGGATCTGGCGACGCCGAGGATGAATGTGCAAGTGATCACCGCAGGCGGTGGTGGCCAAACTCAAGAATAG
- the minC gene encoding septum site-determining protein MinC: MSQTEPKDQDPVFQLKGSMLAITVLELSRNDLDSLDRQLAAKVAQAPNFFSNAPLVLALDKLPPGEGAVDLPGLMRVCRQHGLRTLAIRASRIEDIAAAIAIDIPVLPPSGARERPLESAEPVAPKKPEKPPEPAVKPTRVITTPVRGGQQIYAQGGDLVVVSSVSPGAELLADGNIHVYGPMRGRALAGVKGDTKARIFCQQLSAELISIAGHYKVSEDLRRDPMWGSGVQVSLSGDVLNIIRL; the protein is encoded by the coding sequence ATGAGCCAAACCGAACCGAAAGACCAAGATCCCGTGTTCCAGCTGAAGGGCAGCATGCTCGCCATTACAGTGCTGGAGCTGTCCCGCAACGACCTGGACAGCCTCGATCGGCAATTGGCCGCCAAAGTCGCCCAGGCACCGAATTTCTTCAGCAACGCGCCGCTGGTTCTGGCGCTGGACAAACTGCCGCCAGGCGAAGGCGCTGTCGACCTGCCGGGCCTGATGCGCGTGTGCCGTCAGCACGGCCTGCGCACCCTGGCGATCCGCGCCAGCCGCATCGAAGACATCGCCGCCGCCATCGCCATCGACATCCCGGTGCTGCCGCCGTCCGGCGCCCGCGAACGACCGCTGGAAAGCGCTGAACCCGTCGCACCGAAGAAGCCGGAAAAACCGCCGGAGCCGGCCGTCAAACCGACCCGCGTCATCACCACGCCAGTACGTGGTGGCCAACAGATATATGCCCAGGGTGGCGATCTGGTGGTGGTGTCCTCGGTCAGCCCGGGGGCGGAACTTCTCGCCGATGGCAACATCCATGTATACGGCCCGATGCGCGGTCGTGCGCTGGCCGGGGTCAAGGGCGACACCAAGGCGCGGATTTTCTGTCAGCAATTGAGCGCTGAACTGATCTCCATCGCAGGCCACTACAAGGTTTCCGAGGACCTGCGTCGCGATCCGATGTGGGGCTCGGGCGTACAGGTCAGCCTGTCGGGCGACGTGTTGAACATCATTCGGCTTTAA
- a CDS encoding patatin-like phospholipase family protein encodes MSPAEPVTGLILSGGGARAAYQVGVLAAIAELLPLGADNPFPVIVGTSAGAINAVSLASGATDFRAAIERLTLFWQGFRSHRVLRSDWPGVIRQASRFVSHSLLGMGRQVPVALLDSSPLRHLLNEKLHMPGIAESIARKQLHAVAVTAFGYESGQAVTFYQGGGTIDSWLRHRRIGVPTQLSVEHLLASSAIPLLFAPVKIGEEYFGDGAVRQSAPISPALHLGASRVLVVGVSGNPRGFDPAQPLERTYTGQQPTLAQIGGHMLNSTFIDSLESDIELLQRLNQFSRLMPEGTPTRALGVAPVEVLVISPSQPIDEIAARHRQELPAALRLFLRGPGATKTSGAGVLSYLLFEAGYCSELIDLGRRDALAKRDELCRFLGIGEALVPA; translated from the coding sequence ATGAGCCCAGCTGAACCGGTCACAGGTTTGATTCTTTCCGGCGGTGGGGCTCGGGCGGCGTATCAAGTGGGAGTGCTGGCGGCGATCGCCGAATTGCTGCCATTGGGGGCGGACAATCCGTTTCCGGTGATCGTCGGCACTTCTGCTGGTGCCATCAACGCGGTCAGCCTGGCCAGCGGTGCCACGGATTTTCGCGCCGCCATCGAACGTCTGACGCTGTTCTGGCAAGGCTTTCGCAGCCATCGCGTGCTGCGCAGCGACTGGCCGGGGGTGATCCGCCAGGCCAGTCGTTTTGTCAGCCACAGTCTGTTGGGCATGGGCCGGCAAGTGCCGGTGGCGCTGCTCGACAGTTCGCCGCTGCGTCATCTTCTCAATGAAAAACTGCACATGCCCGGCATCGCCGAATCCATCGCGCGCAAGCAATTGCACGCGGTTGCAGTGACGGCGTTCGGCTACGAGTCCGGGCAAGCGGTGACCTTCTACCAGGGCGGCGGCACCATCGATTCCTGGCTGCGTCACCGTCGCATCGGCGTGCCGACGCAGTTGTCGGTTGAGCACTTGCTGGCCAGTTCGGCGATCCCCCTATTGTTCGCGCCGGTGAAAATCGGCGAGGAGTATTTCGGCGATGGCGCGGTGCGGCAGTCAGCGCCGATCAGTCCGGCGCTGCACCTGGGGGCGAGCCGGGTGCTGGTGGTGGGTGTCAGCGGCAACCCGCGCGGTTTTGATCCGGCGCAACCACTGGAGCGCACCTACACCGGTCAACAGCCGACACTGGCGCAGATCGGCGGGCACATGCTCAACAGCACCTTCATTGATAGCCTGGAAAGCGATATCGAATTGCTTCAGCGTCTCAACCAGTTCAGCCGGCTGATGCCCGAAGGCACGCCGACCCGCGCGCTGGGTGTGGCGCCGGTTGAAGTGCTGGTGATTTCACCAAGTCAGCCGATCGATGAAATCGCGGCGCGGCATCGCCAGGAACTGCCGGCGGCGTTGCGGTTGTTCTTGCGTGGGCCGGGGGCGACCAAGACGAGCGGGGCAGGGGTGTTGAGTTACTTGCTGTTCGAGGCGGGGTATTGCAGCGAATTGATCGACCTTGGGCGGCGCGATGCCTTGGCCAAGCGCGATGAGCTGTGCCGGTTTCTCGGGATCGGCGAGGCGCTGGTTCCCGCTTGA
- a CDS encoding RluA family pseudouridine synthase: MPLSNVQIIHQDAAVLVVNKPTLLLSVPGRADDNKDCLITRLQENGYPEARIVHRLDWETSGIILLARDADTHRELSRQFHDRETEKAYTALCWGQPELDSGSIDLPLRYDPPTKPRHVVDHELGKHALTFWRVLERCGDWCRVELTPITGRSHQLRVHMLSIGHPLLGDGLYAHEQALAAWPRLCLHASMLSFTHPQSGERLRFECPAPF; this comes from the coding sequence ATGCCGTTGTCCAACGTCCAAATCATTCATCAGGACGCCGCCGTTCTGGTGGTGAACAAACCGACCCTGTTGCTCTCCGTCCCCGGCCGGGCCGACGACAACAAGGACTGCCTGATCACCCGCCTGCAGGAAAACGGCTACCCGGAAGCGCGAATCGTCCATCGCCTGGACTGGGAAACGTCGGGGATCATCCTGCTGGCCCGCGACGCCGATACCCACCGCGAACTGTCACGCCAGTTTCATGATCGTGAAACAGAGAAAGCCTACACCGCGCTCTGCTGGGGCCAGCCGGAACTGGACAGCGGCAGCATCGACTTGCCGTTGCGCTACGACCCGCCGACCAAACCGCGCCATGTGGTGGATCACGAACTCGGCAAGCACGCGCTGACTTTCTGGCGTGTACTGGAGCGTTGCGGCGACTGGTGCCGCGTCGAACTCACGCCGATCACCGGCCGCTCGCACCAGTTGCGGGTGCACATGCTGTCGATCGGCCATCCGTTGCTCGGTGACGGCCTCTACGCCCACGAGCAAGCCCTCGCGGCCTGGCCACGACTGTGCCTGCACGCGAGCATGCTCAGCTTCACCCACCCACAGTCCGGCGAACGCTTGCGCTTCGAATGCCCGGCACCGTTTTAA
- a CDS encoding UTRA domain-containing protein, which produces MRDEATKAVTAIGQILQEQLDHGLLAAGSKLPAERKLSELFGTTRITVREALLQLEAQGQIYREERRGWFVSPPRLAYNLMQRSHFHAMVSAQGRVPSTEVISARLQPASAAVCAWLQLPALSSVIQICRSRRIDGRLVLYVEHYLNPQFFPGILEFDLNQSITELYARHYDLHYGRVRFEIVPTSLSVDAAAALRVSVGSPGLRIARVNYDQAGRLIDCDLEFWRHDAIHVGVDVV; this is translated from the coding sequence ATGCGCGATGAGGCAACAAAAGCGGTGACAGCGATTGGCCAGATCCTTCAGGAGCAGCTCGATCACGGGTTGCTGGCGGCGGGGAGCAAGTTGCCGGCCGAGCGCAAGCTCAGTGAGTTGTTCGGCACGACGCGGATTACGGTGCGTGAAGCCTTGTTGCAACTGGAGGCGCAAGGGCAGATTTATCGCGAGGAGCGGCGGGGCTGGTTCGTGTCGCCACCGCGTCTGGCCTACAACCTGATGCAGCGCAGTCACTTTCACGCGATGGTCAGTGCGCAGGGGCGGGTGCCGTCGACCGAGGTGATTTCGGCGCGGTTGCAACCGGCTTCAGCGGCGGTGTGTGCCTGGTTGCAGTTGCCGGCGTTGTCGAGCGTGATTCAGATTTGCCGGTCGCGGCGGATCGATGGGCGGTTGGTGTTGTATGTGGAGCATTATCTGAATCCGCAGTTTTTTCCGGGGATTCTGGAGTTTGATTTGAATCAGTCGATTACCGAGCTGTATGCGCGGCATTACGACTTGCACTATGGGCGGGTGCGGTTCGAGATTGTGCCGACGTCGTTGTCGGTGGATGCGGCAGCGGCTTTACGGGTTTCGGTGGGGAGTCCGGGGTTGAGGATTGCTCGGGTTAATTATGATCAGGCCGGGCGGTTGATTGATTGTGATCTGGAGTTTTGGCGGCATGATGCGATTCACGTGGGGGTTGATGTGGTTTGA
- a CDS encoding M18 family aminopeptidase has translation MREELNQGLIDFLKASPTPFHATASLVQRLEAAGYVRLDERETWHTEANGRYYVTRNDSSIVAIKMGRNSPLHDGIRLVGAHTDSPCLRVKPQPELQRQGFWQLGVEVYGGALLAPWFDRDLSLAGRVTFRRDGKVESQLIDFKAPIAIIPNLAIHLNREANQGWAINAQTELPPILAQFAGDERVDFRAVLTDQLAREHGLNADVVLDYELSFYDTQSAAVIGLHGDFIAGARLDNLLSCYAGLQALLTADTEETCVLVCNDHEEVGSCSACGADGPMLEQTLRRLLPEGDEFVRTIQKSLLVSADNAHGVHPNYAEKHDANHGPKLNAGPVIKVNSNQRYATNSETAGFFRHLCMAEEVPVQSFVVRSDMGCGSTIGPITASHLGVRTVDIGLPTFAMHSIRELCGSHDLAHLVKVLSAFYASRELP, from the coding sequence ATGCGCGAAGAGTTGAACCAAGGCCTGATCGACTTCCTCAAGGCCTCCCCTACCCCGTTCCACGCCACCGCCAGCCTTGTTCAACGGCTGGAGGCCGCCGGTTATGTGCGCCTCGACGAGCGTGAAACCTGGCACACCGAAGCCAATGGTCGTTACTACGTCACCCGTAACGACTCCTCGATTGTCGCGATCAAGATGGGCCGCAACTCACCGCTGCACGACGGCATCCGTCTGGTCGGCGCCCACACCGACAGCCCGTGCCTGCGAGTCAAACCACAACCTGAGCTGCAGCGCCAGGGCTTCTGGCAGCTCGGCGTCGAAGTCTACGGCGGTGCGCTGCTCGCACCGTGGTTCGACCGCGACCTGTCGCTGGCCGGCCGCGTCACCTTCCGCCGTGACGGCAAGGTCGAAAGCCAATTGATCGACTTCAAGGCCCCGATCGCGATCATTCCCAACCTGGCCATTCACCTCAACCGTGAAGCCAACCAGGGCTGGGCCATCAACGCCCAGACCGAACTGCCACCGATTCTCGCGCAGTTCGCCGGTGATGAGCGGGTGGACTTTCGCGCGGTGCTCACCGACCAACTGGCTCGCGAGCATGGCCTCAACGCCGACGTGGTGCTGGATTACGAGCTGAGTTTCTACGACACCCAAAGCGCCGCCGTCATCGGCCTGCATGGCGACTTCATCGCCGGTGCGCGTCTGGACAACCTGCTGTCGTGCTACGCCGGCCTGCAAGCCTTGCTGACCGCCGACACCGAAGAGACCTGCGTGCTGGTGTGTAACGACCACGAAGAAGTCGGTTCCTGCTCTGCCTGCGGCGCTGATGGCCCGATGCTGGAGCAGACCCTGCGCCGTCTGTTGCCGGAAGGTGACGAGTTCGTGCGCACCATCCAGAAATCCCTGCTGGTCTCGGCCGACAACGCCCACGGCGTGCACCCGAACTACGCCGAAAAGCACGACGCCAATCACGGTCCGAAACTCAACGCCGGCCCGGTGATCAAGGTCAACAGCAACCAGCGCTACGCCACCAACAGTGAAACCGCCGGTTTCTTCCGCCATCTGTGCATGGCCGAAGAAGTCCCGGTGCAGAGCTTCGTGGTACGCAGCGACATGGGTTGCGGCTCGACCATCGGCCCGATCACCGCCAGCCACCTGGGCGTGCGCACCGTCGATATCGGCCTGCCGACGTTCGCCATGCACTCGATCCGCGAACTGTGCGGCAGCCACGACCTGGCCCACCTGGTCAAAGTGCTGAGCGCGTTCTACGCCAGTCGCGAACTGCCGTAG
- the minD gene encoding septum site-determining protein MinD: MAKILVVTSGKGGVGKTTTSAAIGTGLALRGHKTVIVDFDVGLRNLDLIMGCERRVVYDFVNVVNGEANLQQALIKDKRLENLYVLAASQTRDKDALTQEGVEKVLMELKEQFEFVVCDSPAGIEKGAHLAMYFADEAIVVTNPEVSSVRDSDRMLGLLASKSRRAEKGEEPIQEHLLITRYHPERVEKGEMLGVEDVKEILAVRLLGVIPESQAVLKASNQGVPVILDDQSDAGQAYSDTVDRLLGKEKEHRFLNVEKKGFFERLFGGR; the protein is encoded by the coding sequence TTGGCCAAGATTCTCGTGGTTACATCCGGCAAGGGTGGTGTGGGTAAGACCACCACCAGCGCCGCTATCGGTACCGGCCTCGCTCTGCGCGGCCACAAAACAGTGATCGTCGACTTCGACGTGGGCTTGCGTAACCTCGACCTGATCATGGGTTGCGAGCGCCGCGTGGTGTATGACTTCGTCAACGTGGTGAACGGCGAAGCCAACCTGCAACAGGCCCTGATCAAAGACAAGCGCCTGGAAAACCTCTACGTGCTGGCCGCCAGCCAGACCCGCGACAAGGACGCGCTGACCCAGGAAGGCGTGGAAAAAGTCCTGATGGAGCTCAAGGAGCAATTCGAGTTCGTCGTCTGCGACTCCCCGGCGGGCATCGAGAAAGGCGCGCACCTGGCCATGTACTTCGCTGACGAAGCGATCGTCGTGACCAACCCGGAAGTGTCCTCGGTACGTGACTCCGACCGCATGCTGGGCCTGCTGGCCAGCAAGTCCCGTCGCGCCGAAAAAGGCGAAGAGCCGATCCAGGAACACCTGCTGATCACCCGCTACCACCCGGAGCGCGTCGAAAAAGGCGAAATGCTGGGCGTCGAAGACGTCAAGGAAATCCTCGCCGTACGCCTGCTGGGCGTCATTCCGGAATCCCAGGCCGTACTCAAGGCCTCCAACCAGGGCGTACCTGTGATCCTCGATGATCAAAGCGACGCCGGCCAGGCCTACAGCGATACCGTTGATCGCCTGCTGGGCAAGGAAAAAGAACACCGGTTCCTGAATGTCGAGAAGAAGGGATTCTTCGAGCGTCTGTTTGGAGGTAGGTAA